In Symmachiella dynata, the following are encoded in one genomic region:
- a CDS encoding class I SAM-dependent methyltransferase — MTHSSPDVNLSPALPTELFSQALADEVFVQCTLSKRRSASDVEYRKVTARLVAIKEQTAVQLTYHFQKKETHENLSEPEAAARLGDLLQTEFEHGHLFTANCDYVVRARADGSYKVKRHAPTKQPSVQLHDREKQYLIPEGTACPFLVEIGVMTADGAVRAAKRKKFRQINRYLEIVNDIVEHLPRDRRLRVIDFGCGKSYLTFALHHLLTVIHDFDVEITGLDREPSVIATCQRVAEKLHCRGLRFETGNIDRFADEEKVDLSVSLHACDTATDDAIAQSVRWKAEVILAVPCCQHEFATSIQNQELRALTAHGILKERFAAVATDAFRATALGICDYATSVVEFIDMEHTAKNVLLRAVKQPVNQARRTALIAEYRTLKQLLSIERPHLERVLPELAERVAE; from the coding sequence ATGACGCATTCCTCTCCGGACGTGAACTTGTCCCCTGCTCTTCCCACAGAACTGTTTTCCCAAGCGCTGGCTGACGAGGTTTTCGTGCAGTGTACGCTGAGCAAACGCCGCTCCGCCTCGGATGTTGAATATCGCAAGGTCACCGCGCGGCTGGTGGCGATCAAGGAGCAGACGGCTGTTCAATTGACGTATCACTTCCAGAAAAAAGAGACGCACGAGAACCTTTCGGAACCGGAAGCAGCAGCGCGGTTGGGAGATCTGTTGCAAACCGAATTTGAACACGGGCATCTGTTCACCGCCAATTGCGACTACGTTGTGCGGGCGCGGGCGGATGGCTCGTACAAAGTCAAACGCCATGCACCGACCAAACAACCGTCCGTGCAATTGCATGACCGCGAGAAGCAATACTTGATCCCCGAAGGGACTGCCTGTCCGTTTCTGGTCGAGATCGGGGTCATGACCGCCGACGGAGCCGTGCGCGCCGCCAAACGCAAAAAGTTTCGGCAAATCAATCGCTACCTGGAGATCGTCAACGATATCGTAGAGCATCTTCCCCGCGACCGTCGTTTGCGGGTGATTGATTTTGGGTGTGGCAAAAGCTATTTGACCTTCGCCCTGCACCATCTGTTGACCGTGATCCACGACTTTGATGTGGAGATCACGGGCTTGGATCGCGAACCCAGCGTGATTGCAACTTGCCAACGAGTCGCCGAGAAACTGCATTGCCGGGGGTTGCGATTTGAGACAGGCAACATCGACCGCTTTGCAGACGAGGAGAAAGTGGACCTCTCGGTTTCATTGCACGCCTGCGATACCGCGACCGACGATGCCATTGCCCAGTCAGTGCGTTGGAAAGCCGAGGTCATCCTGGCAGTTCCGTGTTGCCAGCACGAATTCGCCACCTCAATCCAGAACCAGGAGCTGCGGGCATTGACCGCGCATGGAATTCTCAAGGAGCGGTTCGCGGCGGTTGCCACCGATGCGTTTCGGGCGACGGCACTAGGGATTTGTGACTATGCCACGTCGGTCGTCGAGTTCATCGACATGGAGCACACAGCAAAAAACGTACTACTGCGAGCGGTCAAGCAGCCTGTGAACCAAGCCCGGCGTACGGCGCTGATTGCCGAGTATCGCACTTTGAAGCAGCTGTTGTCGATCGAGCGGCCGCATCTGGAGCGTGTGTTGCCTGAGCTAGCAGAGCGGGTCGCCGAATAA
- a CDS encoding nuclear transport factor 2 family protein: protein MKYRFAIVLFAVLLSGADAPPNPLQKTLLAQESKLIEAIKQQDQATLKALLAEETFAVTYDGGRQAGQDILRSLEQVTITSYTVTDVKLVQVSPDVGILTYKFRWKGSHGDKQIPLTTVYATSTWALRDGKWRSVFYQETPVKK, encoded by the coding sequence ATGAAATATCGATTCGCCATCGTTCTGTTTGCGGTGTTGTTGTCCGGTGCCGATGCGCCGCCGAACCCACTTCAGAAAACACTGTTGGCACAAGAGTCAAAACTCATCGAAGCGATCAAACAGCAGGATCAAGCGACATTAAAAGCGCTGTTGGCCGAGGAGACGTTTGCTGTCACGTACGATGGCGGCCGCCAAGCCGGTCAGGACATCTTGCGTAGCCTGGAGCAGGTCACGATCACATCGTACACCGTGACCGACGTGAAGCTGGTCCAGGTCAGTCCCGACGTGGGTATTTTGACCTACAAATTCCGTTGGAAGGGAAGCCACGGCGATAAGCAGATTCCCCTCACCACCGTATACGCGACATCGACATGGGCCTTGCGGGACGGCAAGTGGCGCTCGGTCTTCTACCAAGAGACACCGGTCAAAAAGTGA
- a CDS encoding DinB family protein, with protein sequence MNIGQTMIPEFDMEMANTRKVLQLVPDEKWDWKIHDKSNTVGWVANHLADIPAWVEKILCHDTLDVEPVEGQPYQSPVETSTAAVLALFDKNVATARQLLETVEDAKLFEPWSLLRQGQELMTLPRLAVLRTWVLNHTIHHRAHLCVYLRVNDVPVPGLYGPSADDAGPA encoded by the coding sequence ATGAACATTGGCCAAACGATGATTCCCGAGTTTGATATGGAGATGGCAAATACGCGCAAAGTGCTGCAGCTGGTTCCCGATGAGAAATGGGACTGGAAAATCCATGACAAATCTAACACCGTCGGCTGGGTTGCCAATCATCTGGCCGACATTCCCGCCTGGGTCGAGAAAATTCTTTGCCACGATACACTCGACGTCGAACCGGTTGAGGGACAGCCCTATCAATCCCCCGTAGAAACATCGACAGCTGCGGTGTTGGCGTTGTTTGATAAAAACGTCGCCACTGCCCGACAACTACTGGAAACCGTCGAGGATGCAAAACTGTTTGAGCCTTGGTCGCTATTACGGCAAGGGCAAGAACTCATGACCTTGCCTCGCTTGGCTGTCTTGCGAACCTGGGTTCTCAATCATACGATCCACCATCGCGCGCATTTGTGCGTCTACTTGCGGGTCAATGATGTTCCAGTTCCCGGTCTCTATGGCCCCTCGGCCGACGATGCCGGACCGGCCTAA